A window of Rosa rugosa chromosome 7, drRosRugo1.1, whole genome shotgun sequence genomic DNA:
AAACTTCAGGGGAGGTTGATGTAATTTGTTACAAATGTTAATTTGACCTCTGATTGCAATTTGACAACCCTAGTTTGAGTTTCTCCTAGTTACTAACGTCCGCTTTTCGACTAAAAGAAGAACCCTCGACACTCTTTTTAACACTTCGACATTATCAGCAGCTCAACACACCTCTCTTTCTTCACTCTCAAAACACAGAAAACCAAACAGAACCCTTCTTCCTTATTCCACTGCTACACAGAACAACACTCAACTCCACAGTAAGCTTCTCTCTCTGTATATGCAATTTATACATGGctatgttttaagtttaagaaGTGTTtctgtatgtatgtatgtatttgTTGTGGTGATGAAACAGTAAAAACTAAAGCTGAAATGGTTTGTTTTGTGAGTTATGTGAAATGGCCCAAAATGGgttattgaattgaaaacaagaaaagaggAAGTTGGGTGTTTGAATTTTTGGTAAAAGATTAAAACTTTATGTAGAATCACCAAGGAAATTGACAACCCATTTCTCACCGGGTCATGTGGTCTGTTGGGACTGTAAAAGATTCAAtctttttgcttcttttttttcagtGATTCTGTAGGTTTAATTCATTTGCCGCTTTTTATTTGATGATTGGTATTGATGTTATGGTTTGAACTTTTTCAGAGCTGTGGTTCTCAGTCTGAAGTAGGAGAGTAGGGAAAGTAGAGAGATTGTTTTACTGGTTTCGGGTTTATAGAAAGTCGAGAACTTTTTAGGAGAATCTGGAGCTTGGTCTCGCGTATGGATTATAGTGAAGAGCTGAGATAGTTGGATTACCAGTTTACTTACTACAGGTGTTTCTGTCTAGctttacttcatttgttcaaccGGAAGGAGATAAATGGCGCATACCATTGCTCAACAGAATAGTACAGTTGATTTCCGATGTTTGCATGTGTGTGCAAAAGAAGTTAGCCCCTGTTCTGGCATTGGTCATTTACCAATATCAAGGGTTTTAAGCAAGTATAGTCATGAATCTCAGTGTTGTTTACGATGGGGAGGTGTTGGTTCCAAAAGCGATGTGCAGTATTTACAGCATAGGGGTTTTCGGAGAAGTGTTTGTATTGATAGAGTCCATGAAGTGGACCTGGATGAATGGAGCATTGATACTGATAAGATGGGTATCGAGAAAAAATCTGGAGAAGAATTGTATGAGAAGAGGCCTCATAGGTCTTCAACAGGGGATTTAGATGGGCGTTTTGTTGGAAATGGTGAGGATAAAAATAATGATGTTCTTCGGAATTTCTGCAGCCGTGGGAAGTTACTTCTTGCATCAAGACTGATTGATATCATGGCACGTCGAAACCAAATTCCGGATTTCCCTTGTTGCAAAAACTTAATCCGAGGGCTCGTTAAAATAGATCAAGTAGATAAAGCTGCGAAGATTCTAAAGATCATGGTCATGTCTGGTGGGGTTCCAGATATTATCACATATAACATGATGGTGAGTGCTTTCTGTAAGAAAGGAAAGTTAAGATCTGCAATTGATCTTGTGGAAGACATGAGCTTGAGCGGTTGCCCTCCAGATGTGATTACTTACAATACAATAATCCGCGGCATGTTTGCTATTGGGAATTTTGAGCAGGCTATTGCATTTTGGAAGGAGGAACTGAGAAAGGGGTGCCCTCCTTATATAGTTACCTATACTGTTCTCATCGACCTAATCTGCAGACACTGTGGAATCATGCGGGCTGTGGAAGTTTTGGATGATATGGTAGTAGAGGGATGTTATCCTGATATTATTACCTACAACTCTCTGGTTAATTTTACTAGTAGACGGAATAAACTTGAAGATACTACTCTGGTCATTCATAATCTTCTCTCTCATGGGTTCGATCCCAATGTTGTTACTTACAACACTATTCTCCATTCGCTTTGTGGCCGTGGGTTTTGGGATGAAGCAGATGAAATCTTCACAATCATGAATGAGACGTCTGTATCCCCTACAGTTGTTACTTACAATATTTTGATCAATGGTTTGTGTAAATATGGGATTTTAGATCGCGCAATCAACTTCTTTACTCAAATGATTTCTCAAAATTGTTCGCCGGATATCATAACCTATAACACACTGCTGGGAGCTCTTTGCAGGGAGGGAATGATTGATCAGGCCATCCAGTTACTTGAACTTTTAAGTGGTACCAGTTGTTCACCAGGTCTGATCACTTACAATACTGTGATTGATGGATTGGCTAAATCGGGGTCTATGGAGAAAGCCATGGGATTGTATGGTCAAATGGTAGAAAATGGTATCATTCCTGATGAAATTACCCATCGTTCTTTGGTTGGTGGCTTTTGCCGGGCAAATCTAGTTGAGGAAGCTGCTGCTATACTGAAGGAGATGCATAAACGAGGCCACCAGGTCCGAACTAGCTCTTTCAAGTATGTGATCCATGGATTATGTAGAAACAATAAAGTGGATCTTGCAATACAAGTTCTAGAAATGATGATATCAAATCGGTGCATGCCAGATGAGGGAATTTATTCAACTATACTCAAAGGTGTAACTGCTGCTGGTATGACAAAAGAGGCTGATCAGTTGCGTCAGAAGCTGATTGAATGGAATGTTGTACGAGAAGAGACCATGTTAATCTAGATGAGGCTTTTGCAAAATTTTGACTTCCTTTGGTACTTCTTACTGGACATGATAGCCATTTCTTGGTAGAAGTTGTATAGACATGCAATATCCTAAGGTTCTCTTGTAATGTTATTGTGAGAAGTCATTTCTGCTTGATAATTTCTTTATCTTCCATCTTCCATTATCGCAATTATTTTGTCTTGTTAATCCAAATGATCTCAGTAGTAGCAGCGATTATTATGTCTACTTCCACAATCTGATTATTTGATCACATCTTTGTTCATTTGCTACTTTATATGGTAGCTATTGCACAGTTCCAGTTTATTTCTTCCAGTTGATTATAACTTTCGGCCTTGCGGAACACTATATTGATGGTAATGAGCTTTTGTGAATTTTTCTTTCAGATATTGGTTAGTTATTTGCATCATTAACTGTTATTTGCTTTGGTGTTATCATAATCATTAGTGACTGTTACTGAATCTCAGAGACTTGTTGAACGGTTGAACCTAGAGGCCGGCTGTTCTTTTGGTCTTGTAACTAGTATTTGTCAAGGAATGAAAATGGTAACATGAAAAGCGAAAGGACAGAACATATTCTAGTCGATGTTAAGAATGGATATGCAAATGTTCATATCAGTAAATACAGAACTTGAAAAACAAAGTTTGCAATGTTCTCTCTGGGTATTGCCAAACCCCTACAAGGCAATTTGGTCATGATTTACAGCCACCAAAATTCTTCTCCAAGCCGGATATGTAAGTTGCAGTCCATCTCTGAAACTCTGCAAAAAGATTTGAAATGCATTGAAGCTTTGCCAACAAACTCTAGTTCTTAATCTCAGACAGAGTAAGCTCTTTGTAAACATCAAGCATGGGAAAGGTCCTGTTCAAGCGTTTGAAAGAATCTTCGGAAATAGCCCTTAAACTATAAACAGATTTTGCAAGCTCCATAGCTTCAGCTCGCCATCCTGCAAATCCAATTCCTTCAATCAGCAAAATGTAAGTAGTTTCGTTAGGCCGGCAACCCTTTTCAACCATTGCTGTGAACACTTCAATGGCATCGATAATCCTCCGAGTCTTGCTCAACCCAAGAAGAACAATATTGTAAGTGATAACTGTAGGCTGAAAACCACCAGTTTCCATATCTACCAACAACCCAATTGCCTCATTTACCATCCCATCTCTGCACAGACACGATATAAGTGAATTGTATGTGATCTCATCAGGCTCAATTCCTTTGCTTACCATGTCTGATACCATTCCCAAAGCTCTTACTCTATCTCCACAATTCCACAATGCACTGAACATTGTGTTGTAGG
This region includes:
- the LOC133721008 gene encoding pentatricopeptide repeat-containing protein At1g08610, whose translation is MAHTIAQQNSTVDFRCLHVCAKEVSPCSGIGHLPISRVLSKYSHESQCCLRWGGVGSKSDVQYLQHRGFRRSVCIDRVHEVDLDEWSIDTDKMGIEKKSGEELYEKRPHRSSTGDLDGRFVGNGEDKNNDVLRNFCSRGKLLLASRLIDIMARRNQIPDFPCCKNLIRGLVKIDQVDKAAKILKIMVMSGGVPDIITYNMMVSAFCKKGKLRSAIDLVEDMSLSGCPPDVITYNTIIRGMFAIGNFEQAIAFWKEELRKGCPPYIVTYTVLIDLICRHCGIMRAVEVLDDMVVEGCYPDIITYNSLVNFTSRRNKLEDTTLVIHNLLSHGFDPNVVTYNTILHSLCGRGFWDEADEIFTIMNETSVSPTVVTYNILINGLCKYGILDRAINFFTQMISQNCSPDIITYNTLLGALCREGMIDQAIQLLELLSGTSCSPGLITYNTVIDGLAKSGSMEKAMGLYGQMVENGIIPDEITHRSLVGGFCRANLVEEAAAILKEMHKRGHQVRTSSFKYVIHGLCRNNKVDLAIQVLEMMISNRCMPDEGIYSTILKGVTAAGMTKEADQLRQKLIEWNVVREETMLI